The Mytilus galloprovincialis chromosome 4, xbMytGall1.hap1.1, whole genome shotgun sequence genome contains a region encoding:
- the LOC143070600 gene encoding uncharacterized protein LOC143070600, translating to MKNNFTDECKHTDEERAIVGTWVTDEIKKAVSKGYLITELYEVWHFDEVSQYNPDTKEGGIFTEYVNTFLKIKQEASGWPEWCLTDQDKHTYIKNYFEKEGIWLEEKNIKENPGLRQLAKLILNSFWGKFGQRLNLPKTTYVKDAATYFDILTSDGQEVKDVSFVSEEMVRLQWINNEKFVEESGKTNVVIAAYTTAQARLQLYKYLENLGDRSLYCDTDSIIFSSKPGDWRPMTGDYLGDLTDELPNNNIEVFVSGGPKNYAFKLIKPDKAGNQTCCKIRGITLNYKNSLELNFEIVKEMVKGRMKSVTVTDEYKIRRNVKSIDIISCVEEKDYRIVFDKRVLKDNYTTVPYGM from the exons atgaaaaacaaCTTTACTGACGAATGTAAGCATACTGATGAGGAAAGAGCAATAGTCGGAACTTGGGTAACTGACGAAATAAAAAAAGCTGTATCAAAAGGATATTTAATAACAGAACTTTATGAAGTGTGGCATTTTGACGAAGTATCACAATACAATCCTGATACCAAAGAAGGTGGAATCTTCACAGAATACGTAAATACATTTTTGAAGATTAAACAAGAGGCAAGTGGTTGGCCCGAGTGGTGTTTGACAGACCAAGATAAACACACATATATAAAGAACTATTTCGAAAAAGAGGGAATCTGGCTGGAAGAGAAAAACATTAAAGAGAATCCAGGTTTACGACAACTTGCCAAATTGATATTAAATag cTTCTGGGGTAAATTTGGACAACGTTTGAACCTGCCTAAGACGACATATGTTAAAGATGCAGCAACTTATTTTGACATACTGACGAGCGATGGACAGGAAGTAAAAGATGTTAGCTTTGTATCAGAAGAGATGGTTCGTCTTCAATGGATAAATAACGAAAAATTTGTTGAAGAATCTGGAAAAACGAATGTAGTAATTGCTGCATACACTACGGCTCAAGCTCGACTACAGTTGTACAAATACCTTGAAAACCTTGGTGACCGATCACTGTATTGTGACACTgattcaataatattttcttcaaaacCAGGCGATTGGCGACCAATGACTGGAGATTATTTGGGTGATTTGACTGATGAGCTACCAAACAATAACATTGAAGTTTTTGTAAGTGGTGGGCCTAAGAACTATGCGTTTAAATTAATAAAACCTGATAAAGCTGGAAACCAAACATGCTGTAAAATACGTGGCATCACATTGAACTATAAAAATTCACTAGAACTGAACTTTGAAATAGTAAAAGAGATGGTAAAAGGTAGAATGAAATCGGTAACAGTTACAGACGAGTACAAAATTCGTAGAAACGTCAAATCCATTGATATCATCTCATGTGTGGAGGAAAAGGACTATAGAATAGTTTTTGATAAAAGAGTGCTCAAGGACAACTACACAACAGTTCCTTATGGAATGTGA